From the Gossypium hirsutum isolate 1008001.06 chromosome A02, Gossypium_hirsutum_v2.1, whole genome shotgun sequence genome, the window TGAATGGCATGCTAATATGCAATAATCAATCACACAATCGGTCCAGTATTATCAGGCTCAATATAGATATCATACAATAGTTCACACGTTTTGGGATCCAGATAAtacttactgaccctacagtaggtcacagtcgacttgggtgactcGTGTAACCTTACAGAATTCTTTCAGAAAAATGACTCACTCGCCTATGTGGCCTGCTTGTGTGGGTCTacacgcctatgtggcccacacgacccaaattagccttggccatgtggatcacacggcctggcccagaatcTCACACgcctgtgggcccacacgcccgtgtggcccacacggcccaagtTGTCGAGCCCGTGTCTCACACATGGCCTTGCCAGTCCTCACACGGTTGTGTCATGTGCCCTTGTCACGCGTGCACGGCCTGGTTCGtcgatcacacgctcgtgttcaGTCACACGGCCTACTACACGggcaaccacacgcctgtgtggcgttGACAGATTTTTTTTCGGCTTTTTCCGATTCTCGTTTTCTGTGTTCctgggtacacacctagttttgATTGATGCTAAAATGATCCCCGAGCACTCTAGATCCTATAATCGACGAATTTCACTACATTAATCAATTAATCATTGAACTAGAAACCGAACCCGAATTGGGATATCCATCCTTAAAGTGATGAAACTTACCTCCAAGACCTCGAATCAATCGATTACAAATCAGTAGGGGAAGAATCTCAATCCTCGTAATATGCTGCTGCCAAAACGTTAATAACCTCCAGTTAACACTTAGTATTTACAACTACAAAGAATAAAACTTACTTACCAAAATGTGTAGCCCACGATGCACAAGGGAGCGAAAGGAAAAGAACGAAAGATAAGGGAAGAGCAAAGTTTCGGTAGGATGGGGGAAAGGAAAAAACGGcagagaggaaaaagaaatttgCTTAACGTCAGAACTTTTGGGAAAAGagaggaaagaagaaaatttgaaTTACAAACAGAAGATGTGATACACATCCCTAATTTCTCTAACACTAACACCAAAACTTAGAATTCAACTTCCACCCAAACTCTCTCCAAACCGTGCCCAAAATAAAACTCTCTTGCTCACGTAGGTATTCGAACTCAAGACCACCAACATATTAACACTTGACTTAGCCACCAGACCAGCAGGTCCATTCTAATATGAACTTATATACAATTGAACTTAAGCCTACTAaacaaggttaaggctttatttagaaaaataccaaaagttgccCAAGACAggacttgaacttgagacctctcactacacccagaacacttaaccattgaagtagatacacacttgtgtcacaattcacaaaaccaaaatataacatttttggGGCTTTACATCTCTACCcgctaaaagaaaatttcggcctcgaaatttacctgatcaaaacatGTGatgatactgctgacgcatcgcatcctcaggctcccatgtagcctccttAGTGCTATGATTTCGTTATAGCACCTTCAATAATGGAATGGATTTCCTTCTCAGAACTTTAACATTACGCTCTAGAACCTGAGctggctcctcctcgaaggtcaaatTTGATCGAACCACATTTTCTTCAATAGGCACAATATGCATGGGATCAAAACGGTAGCACCTCAATATAGAGACGTGGAATACGTTGTGAATCTGATCCAACTccagaggtagctccaactgataggCGACTGGCCCTACTTACTTTAGAATACGGTacgacccaataaacctagggcttaacttgcccttaagATCGAACcttagaatcttcttccatggcgagaccttgagaaacacGAAATCCcctacagaatactcaatctcgcATCTCCTTAGATCCGTATAAGACTTCTGCTTGTCAAAGGCTACTTTCAGACGATCTCTGATCAATATAACCTTATCCTCTATCTTGGAGACTAACTCCGGACCTAGAACAtgtcgctcgcccaactcagtccaacataaggGAGTATGGAACATATGACCATATAGTTCCTCGTAAGGTACCATCTAGATGCCAGACTGGAAGctgttattataggcgaactTAGCTAATGGCAAGTattcctcccaactgcctcagaaatcaataacacaacttctcaacataTCCCCTCTAGTATCTGagtcaccctctctgactgaccatctgtatGAGGATAAAAAGTAGTGCTGAAGTCTAACCTCGAACCTAAAgcctcatgtagcttcttctagaaTTGATACTTGAAACGAGGATCCTTATCAGAGatgatcgagacaggtaccccatgcaacctcaCTATATCAGAAATATAGAGCTTGACCAATTTTTGCAGAGAAAAGTCCATCATGACTGGAATGTAGTGAGCatatttggtcaatcgatccacgatgacccagacagaacccttcttagtgggtgttagaggcaacccactaataAAGTCCACCGTTACTCGCTCTCATTTCCACAATGGAATCTTAACCGGCTGAAGCAACCCCGATGTTCACccttaacttgctgacaagtcaaacagtgAGCAACAAAGTCAGTAACCTCATGCTTTAACCATGGCCACCAGTATAATTCTCGCagatctcggtacatcttgttcccaCCGGGCCGTATAGCATAAGGGCTATTATGCGCTTCCCTCAGAATCGACTGTCTCAAATCCTTATCatttggtacacaaatctgatcaCGGAAACACAATACCCCATCCTTATTAATCCTAAAATCCGTAGTAACACCACTCTCCACCTGACTGAAACACAACTCTAGAGACTTGTCCTCCAACTGTTTATCTTTGATTTGATCAATCCATGTCAGTTTCACTTAAAGTTCTACCAACAGACTCCCATCGTCGAAAAGACTCAGTTGAgcaaacatcgctctcagattggtcatagccctacggcttaacacatcggccaccacattggccctATCATAATGATACTCGATAGTGCAATTGTAATCCTTAAGCAGTTCAcccatctatgctgcctaaggtCTAACTCCTTCTGGGTGAGGAGgtatttgaggctcttgtgatcagtgtagatgatacacttctcaccatataggtaatgccttcagattttcaatgcaaataccatggcggctaactccaagtcatgcgttgggtaatttgcctcatgagtcttaagctgatgaGGCGCATACGCAACTACCTTTCTGTCTTGTATTAGAAAACAACCCAGCCCCACATGTGACGTATCATTGTATACCACGAAGTCTTTATCAGGCTATAAcaactcgatttagaccctaatcaaaacggtggtttcgggaccacgaatctgagtcaaaaacatatttcaaaattattttctatgtttattttgtgtgaatttatatctgtgaaatttttgtgatttaattttattgtttgagtgtccgatttaataataGGACTTAATctcgtaaattaaaaatttgatggttaattataAAAGGGCCAAAATGAATATGTCTTTATAAAAGGAAGTGTTTATGATACaattatgccattgattttaTATTTGGACGGTAATGGACATAGTATAAGTgataatataatgttttaattaaggttatatatgtaaattaaatgttaagttatattatatcataaaacattaaaaaataaagccaagttcatattttttttttacattttcgaaacttaaataagaaagaaaagaaaaagaaactagcGTTCGGCCATagtcaagctcaatcaaggtctGTAACtagttcagtttttgataatttttacgtttttgagatcattgcaaagTAATCtataagacccatgcttgaatttttgattttgatgaatattttgagttatgccattgatgagagcttgtgatttttgttgtttgatgatgaaatatgaaagatatgttttagattaacatgttttgtattggagtttctgatgattttgattaattaggactaaattgaaaaaataataatttgagggactaaaatgtgaaataaatgaaatatttggacttgtatgaatactaggaatatttggccaaacatgggtatattgaaattttgtatattttgtgttttgtgcaatagggacgaaattgtaaaaagtgtaaatgtcaggggtaaaatggtaatttttccatttatgtgtttttagactaaattgaatgaaaatatgttttaatgagcttaatttgaatatgtttagatcaagaaccaaagaaatcggatttggataaggggaaaacgaaagttatcgactagctgtcccgttccgttttatatcgcccgaggtaagtttataagcaaatagacgtacttaattttaattaaatgctaaatatatatgctaaaatgaaatatatgaatttatatatgctatgGCCGAATATAAATAAGTTTGGCTACTATATTTctgaattcgtttcgaccgagttacgacgtccgaaagccccgtatgaaccttaggaatagttagaatGCATATGTCATGACGTAGGATTCTGGTATATGTGAGCaagtaagtccatggcatcgatatgtgattccgacatatgtgtacgagtaagacctgtctgggacagtggcatcgatttgtggttacatgtaagaccacgtctgggacgttggcattgtacaatatgtgtgattatctgagttcctatccaatttcgaatggttcatcgggcatcgATAAGTGGTGatcaaatatgtaaaattagCTAAGTAACCAGGTATGTATTAGCTTGTTACGTTCTTGAATTAAGGTAAGTGAGTATTTTGATATTTGTTACAAACATGTGCAATATGAATGAAGAATATATGCGAATATGGCATGGGTGTTCAGCCTTATGAAcaaaagtatgatttttgttgatatgatttttaaatatatgtatatattatcttGTATGTTCGGTTATATAattaatgtatgtatataaaattatatctTGACTCATGAGCCTATGTATATTAACGCATGTGTGTTAGGTTTTATAATGATATTTTGGCTTTTGAAAGTTGAACAATAATTGATAACTTAACCATGcgagcattcggccaaggtaaaaattttgtataaagatatattatttatgaaactTGTAAGTTTGAGATTAAGCTTGATATTGATAATGTAATTCGGTTAGTTAAATGAGTTGATTATACCATTGGATTCTTTATTTGCtcatgacttactaagctatgatagcttactctatgtgtgtTCTTGTTTACTCTATTTtgtagattttggagtcaaggtacgagctcggggactgtcagcaaagttcatcacactatctactattttggtacctttataagttaaacttgaattatggcatgtataggttggaatGTGTTTTAAATAATGAACTTTTGTTTTGTATAAAggccatgagaaaatggcttaatttctatgtttaatttttagttatgtttggttgtggcttGAATTCATTTTGGTTATGTTGTTAAGTGCTATGAGGGAATGACGTTCATGATAGGTgttttatgttttggaaatggttaATGATTTTGGATGAGTATATGGCTGACTCGGCTAAGGTATACCTAGAGCAAGGTATATGTAAATGGGGTGGTTGTATTAGGACaatgaattatatgtgtttcgTCATTATAGGTTGGTTTATTTTGTCCGAACATTAAATAACTTTGTCttgatatgtttattatatgGTATGGAAATATTCATGTcattgatttatatatattagttaaatgaCTATGAATGTAGTAATGACATTCAGTTATGAGATGGGAgatataaatatttctttttgaGATACCTATGGTTCGGAATTTGTGAATATACATGTATTGAAGTGGTTTGATGTATCGTTTGAATTATATGTCTATAAAACAAAATGATTTAGAATATGGGGATTGGGAATTCGATTGTGGTCTATGTTCTATGAtaagtatgaaatttatatatttaattataagtaTTCGGTTACCAtgaaaaaatattcattaaagtCATAAAGGTCAGTTTCAAAAATGAACTATTACATGGTATTAGCATGCATAAATGTTCGGAAAAATCTTGTGACTTGTGTGGCTGTTATCTTTGAATTAGATATTCGGTACTAATTGGGTTAGTTATCCAGCAAATATTTATTAAGATATTTGTTTGTATAATGTGTTGACATGTGATTTTAACTATAAATACAATtgatattagatatttaaatGATGCTTGAGTTTGGGTTGAGTAATGATATTATTAGTAGTTAATTTGGAAAGTCAGTGTATACTCGCGTATTTATAATAGCTGAATAATCATTTAGGTTTATAACATATCTTTGTTAAAGTCcgtaaatgctttaatatttaaatgttataattcattttatttcaagtgAATGACATGACTGTCTGTATatgtatgatatgaaatgttttaaatttaagtGTTGTgttaattcatgaaataaattttgACTAATTTTCAAGACTCGTTCATGTGTATAAATCAATGTTTGGAATTCtgattttgatcggtaatgccttataaccctaatctggcgacagatacgggttaggggtgttacacgggctcaggctatatcagaataggagcctGAGTTAAAACCGTATTGAGCTTATCAAATCTCTCCTGCTGTGCATTAGTTCATACGAAAGGAACTCCCTTACGCAGTAGTTTAGTCATCGGAGCTGCGATAAAAAAGAAACCTTCTATGAAATGTCGATAATatcctgccaaccccagaaaactgcGGATTTCAGACACATTCTTCAGCTGTTTCGAACTCAACACAGCTTCAATCTTATGGGGATCAACACGAATCCCCTCAGCCGAaaccacatgtcctagaaatgtcacttcctgaagccaaaactcgtacttgctaaacttcgcatacaattgtttctcacgaagaatctgtagaaccactctgagaTACTCATCGTGCTGATCCTCTGTCTTAGAATGCACCAATATGTCGtcgatgaacaccactacaaactgatccagatagggttTAAATACTCggttcattaaatctataaatgCCGTTGGtgtattagtcaaaccaaagggcataattaggaactcataatgtccataatgagtcctaaatgctgtcttATGCACATTggcctccttaactctcaactgatgatagcCCAAAAGTAgatcgatcttagaaaacacagagGCCCCTCTgaattgatcaaataagtcatctatcctcggaagtgggtacttgttcttaatcgttagCTTGTTCAATTGACGGTAGTCGATACATATCCTAAttgtcccatctttctttttcacaaaaaggaCAAGTGTTCCCCATAGAGACACACTGGGACAAATGAAACCATGATCCAACAACtcctgaatttgagccttaagttTCGTCACCTCTTTTGGTACCATTCggtaaggggcgatagacaccgaAGCTGTACTTGATCAGTTCTCAGTGGACAGTCTCTAACACGGTGCTCAGTCGACCTACATCTCAGATATGCCCCAGTAGTTCTCCAACATTCACCCGGATAGTGTCTACTATAGTGCCCACACAACACCACCCTAGTAGGTGCAACAAAAGGCCTAACTCTCACTGGCCCATCAGATttgacctttttcttaggcctgaacccagaactcgagggctctaaatccctcttgttcttacccTTCTCGCGATCTTTGTTCTGGCGCTCTGTGTGCTTAGCATCCCCAGCAATCTTGGCCTTTTCGACCAGAACAGTAAactcacgctccctctgcggagctatcagcACCCTAAGATTATCCCCAAGACCGTCCTAAAAATGTACACATCTCTCATACTCAGTTGCCACTATACCTCGTGCATAACGGGTCAATTTCAGAAAGTCAGCCTCACACTCAGCCACTGAATGGTCTCCCTGGGTGACATTAAGGAACTCACGCCTCCTGGCATCAATGTAGTTGGCCCCTACATACTTACCTTGAAACGTAGTCTTAAAATAGTCATAGGTCAATCGATCAGGCTAAGTGTCCTCCTTAACCATGAGCCACCACTAGTATGCCTCATCACGCAATAGAGAAATAGCCCCATTAAGCTTTTGCTCAAAAGCAAAATCTAGGTCGTCTATAATTCTCTCCATGGCCTCCTTCCTGTACTCAGCCACGTTAGGGGCGACTCCAGCGATACCTTTGAATAACTTAGCCCCATTGGACTGGAGTTATTCCGTAACTGACCCTCGGCCCTTAGATCTAGCATCGAACCCaacgaccctctctaaaatcctGAGCATAGCCTCGGATAATGCGTCGTCCCTAGCCATGCAATCAAGAGACCTAGTCTTAGTAGCAGGTGACACTGGCGTCTCACTCGTGTCCAAATTGGTATATTATCCATAGAAGAGGACTCAGCTTGAGCCCCTCTACAGCCTCTACCCTGGCCTCTAGTACCACGTCTAAGGATACCTCGTGCGCTCATTAACTAATCAAATTTATctgtattacaaattttatggatcagttacaatttcaatatttattaacagatgtcttatgcaaaacagtatcagaagttcagagtttgtttcgtAAGTCGCTGTCTCACTATACAGTTTACTACttatagtagtttcagaatatacttTCTACTGTATTGcgaaataaacaataaaaattttagaaaacttacaggatcggcTCGGAGACTTTGTGAACCACACCCTTAATTagaatatttgaaaacttttgaaaataattcttttaaaaactaatttttggATCCCAaaatttcacactgagttttgaACTTGGCTCTGATgctattaaatgtaacacccaaactcGGCCTgaatgttatggccgaatctggcgatgtcacatgagagtgCTTTTGAATATGCATCGATACATTAAAATTGTTCAGTTATTATCTTTTACTTAGTCCAAAGAACATATTTTCACTGATTTGCTTTTAAACATATCTCTTTTACGCGGAAGCTTTAAGAAatcttttattttagaaaaactgTTTGCTTTTAGAGAAAATCAGATTTTAATCGTGCTTATTAGTAGTAAAATCATTAACAATTCAAAGTCCAAAAATTACAgcaaaaaccccaaataaataAGTAATTCAGAACCGAAAAAGCCAAGGGAGATAGTCTGAAATTATTATGTGTGGCCACAGTCGAGTCCTTCGCTACACCTATTTGCCTAGAGctagggattacctgaacagattaaacagaaaagggtgagtttcacaactcagtgtgtaatccccatagatATCAAATATACAGAATAATAATCAAAAGTCAGTAATAAACAGTCTGAGTCCGGAGCCCATTAAAGAATTAgttcgggccttagcccattaagATGCATAATCATATATAAGTTAGGGCTTTAACCCAACCAGATATAGATGTAGAACAGAATATCAGAAACCTACCTACGAACCTCTACACatcatctccatccaaccctacacaccatgtggggataatatCGAACCACCCATCTCTACACACCATGATGAACTGAAACGTGGCACATAAACAGATATTTATAGCTGAGCTCCTAGATaacaggcttaagagccttttagACACTTCCTCCATTAAATCATCAACctaccccgatgcaatgcaacatacaatgaaTGGCATGCTAATATGCAATAATCAATCACACAATCAGTACAATATTATCAGGCTCAATATAGATATCTTACAATAGTTCACACGTTTTGGGATCCAGATAatacttaccgaccctacagtaggtcacagtcgacttgggtgactcGTGGAACCTTACAGAATTCTTTCAGAAAAAtggctcacacacccatgtgggttGCCCGTGTAGGTTACATGcacgtgtggcccacacggcttaaattggccttggccgtgtggatcataCTGCCTGGTCCAGaatctcacacgcctgtgtaatTCACCTATGttggcccacacgcctgtgtggcctacacAGCCTAATTGGTCGACCCAGTGTCTCATACACGGCTTCGTCAGTCCTCAGACGGCCATGTCATACACCCCCTGTCACGCACGTACGGCCTGGTTTGTtaatcacacgctcgtgttcaGTCACACGGCCttccacacgggcgaccacacgcccgttAGCGTCAACAGATTACTATTCAGcttttttaattcttatttttttgtgtttccagGTACACACCTAGTTTTGATTGATGCTAAAATGACCCCCAAGCTCTCTAGATCCTATAATCGACCAATTCCACTATATTAATCACTTAATCATTGAACTAGAAATCGAACTCGAATTGGGATATCCATCCTTAAAGCAATGAAACTTACCTCCAATACCTCGAATCAATCAATTATAAATCAGTATGAGAAGAATCTCGATCCTAGTAATATGCTACTGCCAAAACGTCAATAACCCCTAATTAACACTTAGTATTTACAACTACAAAGCACAAAACTTACTTACCGAAATGTGTAGCCCATGATGCACAAAGGAGCGAAAGGAAAAGAAGGAAAGATGAGGGAAGAGCAGAGTTTCGGCAGGATGAGGGAAAGGGAAAAAtggaaaagaggaaaaagaaatttgCTTAACGTCAGAATTTTTGGGAAAGGagaagagagaagaaaatttgaaaaacaaacaGAAGATGTGATACACATCCCTAATTTCTCTGACATTAACACCACAACTCAGAATTCAACTTCCACCCAAACTCTCTCCGAACCATGCCCAGAATAAAACTCCCTTACTCACGTAGGTATTTGAACTCAAGACCATTAACATATTAAGACTCtatttaaccactagaccagcaaacCCATTCTGATATGAacttacatataattaaatttaagcctaCTAAACAAGGTTAAGTCTTTATtcagaaaaatatcaaaatttcccaaaacagggcttgaacttgagacctcacacacacacccataacacttaaccactgaagaaaatacacagttgtgtcacaattcacaaaaccaaaatataacattttttgggcgttacaagtaCTAGCTagctagggactattttgcaaaactcttaaagattttgaaagttgcAATTGAATGGGTTAGTattaaattgcattaatttgtgatattatgaaataatgacttaattgtaaaagtggtgaaacattaggggcaaatgtgtaaatgtgtttaaggattaaattgaatgaaaagaacattaaatgagttaattttgaatatatttagatcaagaatagTAGAATTTGgatctagatcaggggaaaactaAAGTACTCGATTAATCAACTAGTTTCGTCGTTTTCAaacctgaggtaagttcgtatgtgataaatttcaataaaaatgtatttcatatactttgatattgcataaattgcaaATACGAGACTGTGGTTATGAACGATAGTGATTTGACGATGATTCGACAttcgaaat encodes:
- the LOC107952251 gene encoding uncharacterized protein, coding for MVPYEELYGHMFHTPLCWTELGERHVLGPELVSKIEDKVILIRDRLKVAFDKQKSYTDLRRCEIEYSVGDFVFLKVSPWKKILRFDLKENVVRSNLTFEEEPAQVLERNVKVLRRKSIPLLKVL